The proteins below are encoded in one region of Sulfitobacter sp. SK012:
- a CDS encoding ABC transporter ATP-binding protein — MMEAVLTLSDVGYQWPGRAGFSLTVPDLTVAKGETVLLLGDSGSGKSTLLSLICGTILPDRGTLKIMGTDTSELSGGARDRFRAEQIGVIFQQFNLLPFGSVSDNILLPLRFAPERRKRADNAVKEAASLCTALGLPSGVVGAKANTLSVGQQQRVAVARALIGKPPLIVADEPTSALDAGSQAAFLDVLFAQTEAHKTSLLMVSHDARLGERFDRVIRMEEIAQIERAA; from the coding sequence ATGATGGAGGCTGTCCTCACGCTTTCTGACGTCGGGTATCAATGGCCAGGACGGGCGGGATTTTCGCTGACTGTGCCGGATTTAACCGTTGCCAAAGGGGAAACGGTTTTGCTGTTGGGCGATAGCGGATCGGGGAAATCGACGCTATTGTCACTGATCTGTGGCACGATCCTGCCGGACCGCGGTACGTTGAAAATCATGGGGACAGACACATCTGAACTTTCTGGAGGTGCACGCGACAGGTTTCGGGCTGAGCAGATTGGAGTCATCTTTCAGCAATTTAATCTGCTGCCTTTCGGCTCTGTCTCCGACAATATTCTACTGCCGCTACGCTTTGCGCCAGAACGGCGCAAGCGCGCCGATAATGCAGTGAAGGAAGCTGCAAGTTTGTGCACAGCACTCGGCTTACCTTCCGGTGTCGTCGGCGCAAAGGCCAATACACTGAGCGTTGGTCAGCAGCAGCGTGTCGCTGTTGCACGGGCATTGATCGGGAAACCGCCTTTGATCGTTGCAGATGAGCCAACGTCGGCTCTCGATGCAGGCAGCCAGGCCGCCTTTTTAGACGTGCTGTTTGCGCAGACAGAGGCACACAAGACTTCCCTGTTGATGGTCAGCCATGACGCCAGACTTGGTGAACGGTTTGACCGGGTCATCCGCATGGAAGAGATTGCCCAAATAGAAAGGGCGGCATGA
- a CDS encoding DUF2796 domain-containing protein: MTGVKFYRKSLHSPIKAALSRRGTSSKFTGNAGHALPNLSPETQNGNVMEKALTLIVFTAALPALAEDSRQLDAHEHGVGALNIAIEGSTVAMEFHAPGADIVGFEYAAESDADLAAIEAATVTLGVPLDLFVMPDAAACSPTTAQAGLESEDGHDEKSDEHGHDDHADEEHADEGHDDKAEEAGHTEFHAEYTLTCDNPDALNKITFAYFDFFPNAKEVEVQMITTSGAQSYEVERGAPVLDLGR, encoded by the coding sequence ATGACGGGAGTGAAATTCTACCGAAAATCTCTGCACTCACCTATCAAAGCGGCTTTAAGCCGGCGCGGCACATCGTCGAAATTCACGGGCAATGCGGGGCATGCGCTGCCTAATTTGTCTCCAGAAACTCAGAATGGAAATGTCATGGAAAAAGCCCTCACACTGATCGTATTTACGGCAGCCCTGCCCGCACTTGCAGAAGATTCACGCCAACTTGACGCACATGAACATGGCGTTGGTGCGCTGAACATCGCGATCGAAGGCTCCACCGTCGCAATGGAATTCCACGCACCTGGAGCCGATATTGTCGGCTTTGAATATGCAGCTGAAAGTGATGCCGATCTAGCCGCGATCGAAGCGGCCACGGTAACACTGGGCGTGCCGCTTGATCTGTTCGTTATGCCGGATGCCGCAGCTTGCTCGCCTACCACAGCACAGGCGGGCCTCGAGAGTGAAGATGGCCATGATGAGAAAAGCGATGAACATGGGCATGACGACCATGCCGACGAAGAGCACGCCGATGAAGGTCATGATGATAAAGCCGAAGAAGCAGGCCACACGGAGTTCCATGCAGAGTACACCCTGACCTGCGACAATCCGGACGCCTTGAACAAAATCACTTTTGCCTATTTTGACTTTTTCCCCAACGCGAAGGAGGTCGAAGTCCAGATGATCACAACATCGGGCGCGCAATCTTATGAAGTCGAGCGTGGCGCACCGGTCCTCGATCTGGGGCGCTGA
- a CDS encoding Fur family transcriptional regulator, with translation MRKRAVARQSDVLGVLNACARPMTAYQILERLQVGEPDIAPPTVYRTLSALTDQGRAHRLESIKAFVPCRCSHVKNVPVLAICEDCGTVEEHDGSEILPKISALTYQSGFKPARHIVEIHGQCGACAA, from the coding sequence ATGAGAAAGCGCGCGGTAGCCCGACAGAGTGATGTCCTTGGTGTTCTGAACGCATGCGCTCGGCCTATGACAGCTTACCAGATTCTGGAGAGGTTGCAGGTGGGTGAACCCGACATCGCGCCCCCTACGGTATACCGTACTCTATCTGCCTTGACAGATCAGGGCCGAGCGCACCGTCTTGAATCAATCAAGGCGTTCGTGCCCTGTCGATGTAGCCACGTCAAAAATGTTCCAGTGCTTGCGATCTGCGAAGACTGCGGGACTGTCGAAGAGCATGACGGGAGTGAAATTCTACCGAAAATCTCTGCACTCACCTATCAAAGCGGCTTTAAGCCGGCGCGGCACATCGTCGAAATTCACGGGCAATGCGGGGCATGCGCTGCCTAA
- the urtA gene encoding urea ABC transporter substrate-binding protein: MKTTTALATALATLTALPAMAADCPIKVGVLHSLSGTMAISETTLKDTMLTLIEQQNAKGGVLGCQLEAVVVDPASDWPLFAEKARELLTVQDVDVIFGNWTSVSRKSVLPVIEELNGLLFYPVQYEGEESSKNVFYTGAAPNQQAIPATDYFLEELGIEKFALLGTDYVYPRTTNNILEAYLKSKGTADSDIFVNYTPFGHSDWSKIVADVVALGADGKKVGVISTINGDANIGFYKELSAAGISADDIPVVAFSVGEEELSGLDTSNLVGHLAAWNYFQSADTPANAEWIAAWKERMGEERVTNDPMEAHYIGFNMWVNAVTQAGSAEVDAVRIAMYGQEFPNLTGGTAVMLPNHHLAKPVLIGEITAEGQFDIISQTSEVPGDAWTDFLPESAKLMSDWKDLGCGMYNTETQTCVQTLSNY; this comes from the coding sequence ATGAAAACGACCACTGCTCTTGCCACTGCTCTTGCCACGCTGACAGCCCTGCCTGCCATGGCCGCTGATTGCCCAATCAAGGTGGGTGTGCTGCATTCACTTTCCGGAACGATGGCAATTTCCGAAACCACGTTGAAAGACACGATGCTAACGCTGATTGAACAGCAAAATGCAAAAGGGGGCGTACTAGGGTGTCAGCTTGAAGCCGTTGTTGTTGACCCGGCCTCTGATTGGCCCTTGTTTGCTGAAAAAGCGCGCGAGTTATTGACGGTTCAAGACGTCGATGTGATTTTTGGCAACTGGACCAGCGTAAGCCGTAAGTCTGTTCTGCCGGTTATTGAAGAGTTGAACGGCCTGCTGTTCTACCCTGTCCAATATGAAGGTGAAGAAAGCTCCAAGAATGTATTCTACACAGGTGCTGCGCCAAACCAGCAGGCTATTCCTGCCACAGATTACTTTCTTGAGGAACTCGGCATCGAAAAGTTCGCGTTGCTTGGCACTGACTACGTGTATCCTCGCACGACGAACAATATCCTTGAAGCTTACCTGAAATCCAAAGGTACTGCGGACAGCGACATCTTTGTAAACTACACACCCTTTGGCCATTCCGACTGGTCCAAGATCGTGGCTGATGTTGTTGCCCTCGGCGCAGACGGCAAGAAGGTTGGCGTGATCTCGACCATCAACGGCGACGCGAACATTGGCTTTTACAAAGAGCTTTCAGCGGCAGGAATTTCAGCAGATGACATTCCGGTTGTGGCCTTTTCGGTTGGTGAGGAAGAACTCTCCGGCCTGGATACCAGCAACCTTGTCGGGCACCTCGCGGCTTGGAATTATTTCCAATCCGCCGACACGCCCGCCAACGCTGAATGGATCGCGGCATGGAAAGAACGCATGGGCGAGGAGCGTGTGACCAATGATCCGATGGAGGCGCATTATATCGGCTTCAACATGTGGGTAAATGCAGTGACCCAAGCAGGCAGCGCAGAAGTTGATGCCGTCCGCATAGCGATGTATGGGCAAGAGTTCCCGAACCTGACAGGCGGCACTGCCGTCATGCTGCCTAACCACCACCTCGCTAAGCCAGTGCTGATCGGCGAGATCACGGCAGAGGGTCAGTTCGACATCATCAGTCAGACCAGCGAAGTACCGGGCGATGCATGGACCGACTTCCTTCCAGAATCTGCCAAGCTGATGTCGGATTGGAAGGACTTAGGCTGCGGTATGTACAACACCGAGACACAGACCTGCGTGCAGACTCTGTCCAACTACTAA
- the urtB gene encoding urea ABC transporter permease subunit UrtB codes for MKTLLLALSFALSLSHWASAQTTPVQDVLQNQRALIEKSSRRTIGPAIDALVASGLPQMQNVLEVWQAKEMWQHKADGLFYTATKNADGTYSLQDFEQGIEVGTATATDLKQLKPNSGVRAMIATALVQFQLSDPDVSKRADALNSIARDPEAALLVPLRASIEGETDADILARKMRLERLMSMAFDSDVPTRVAAINDMSGDLGVDFRATLNPILSTTRVVAEIQPDANIAQEVKVGSDTLTRDAAYALLIAAGKAPVEITAEARDAALEAHIEGGRITGLPVAQLSTEAARDRAYDRLVSRGQAAPRVTQADIDASLATYRFFDVYSEPSLAVTASAKAALAASEARVAISRAADLGLDALSLASIYFLAAIGLAITFGVMGVINMAHGEFIMMGAYTGYVVQLFVPNHTASILIAVPLAFAVTFAAGVALERLVVRWLYHRPLETLLATFGVSIALQQLAKNIFGTQARPLTSPAWLDGAWVINDVVSISYIRIAIFILALLFLALFLFIMKRTRLGLETRAVTQNPRMAASMGINPDRVNMLTFGLGSGIAGIAGVAIGLFAKVTSEMGSDYIVQSFMTVVVGGVGNIWGTLAGAAMIGGFQKGVEFLNPSNTLAAQTYMIIFIIIFIQFRPRGIIALKGRAAGD; via the coding sequence ATGAAGACCTTACTGCTGGCTCTTAGCTTCGCGCTATCCCTGAGCCATTGGGCCTCGGCTCAAACGACCCCCGTCCAAGATGTGTTGCAAAACCAGCGGGCGCTGATCGAGAAAAGCTCGCGTCGCACAATTGGTCCCGCAATTGATGCACTGGTGGCAAGCGGGTTGCCGCAGATGCAGAATGTGCTGGAGGTGTGGCAAGCCAAGGAGATGTGGCAACACAAGGCTGATGGGTTGTTCTATACCGCGACCAAGAACGCGGACGGAACCTATAGTCTTCAAGACTTTGAGCAGGGCATAGAGGTTGGTACGGCCACTGCCACCGATCTCAAACAGCTCAAACCCAACAGCGGTGTGCGGGCGATGATCGCCACCGCTTTGGTGCAGTTTCAACTTTCCGACCCTGACGTATCCAAACGTGCCGATGCGTTGAACTCGATTGCGCGCGATCCTGAGGCCGCGTTGTTGGTGCCGCTACGGGCCTCGATCGAGGGCGAAACGGACGCGGATATACTTGCACGCAAGATGCGTTTGGAGCGGCTGATGAGCATGGCCTTTGACAGCGATGTTCCGACTCGAGTGGCTGCTATCAATGATATGTCGGGTGATCTGGGTGTCGACTTTCGCGCAACGCTGAACCCGATCCTAAGCACCACACGGGTTGTGGCCGAAATCCAACCGGATGCGAACATCGCCCAAGAGGTGAAAGTGGGTAGCGATACGCTGACACGTGATGCCGCCTATGCGCTACTGATCGCAGCGGGTAAAGCACCGGTCGAGATCACGGCTGAAGCCCGCGATGCGGCACTTGAGGCGCACATCGAAGGTGGCCGGATCACAGGCTTGCCAGTGGCGCAGCTGTCTACAGAAGCCGCGCGTGACAGAGCGTATGATAGGCTTGTTTCGCGCGGCCAAGCGGCCCCTCGGGTGACGCAAGCGGACATCGACGCGAGCCTTGCCACTTATCGTTTCTTTGACGTCTATTCTGAACCTTCACTGGCGGTCACAGCGTCTGCCAAGGCCGCGCTTGCGGCGTCCGAGGCAAGGGTGGCGATCAGTCGCGCGGCCGATCTGGGCCTAGATGCGCTTTCACTGGCTTCAATCTATTTTCTCGCCGCCATTGGCCTTGCCATCACTTTTGGCGTGATGGGCGTGATCAACATGGCGCATGGTGAGTTCATCATGATGGGGGCCTACACCGGTTACGTCGTGCAGTTGTTCGTGCCTAACCACACGGCCTCGATCCTGATTGCAGTTCCTTTGGCCTTTGCCGTTACTTTTGCTGCCGGCGTCGCATTGGAACGCCTTGTTGTGCGTTGGCTTTATCACCGTCCGCTTGAGACCTTGCTCGCGACTTTTGGTGTCTCAATCGCATTGCAACAACTGGCAAAGAACATCTTTGGCACTCAGGCACGTCCATTGACCTCGCCTGCATGGCTGGACGGCGCTTGGGTCATCAATGATGTGGTTTCCATCAGTTATATCCGCATCGCCATTTTTATCCTCGCTCTGCTTTTTCTGGCCCTGTTTCTGTTCATCATGAAACGCACGCGGCTAGGTTTGGAGACCCGTGCCGTGACACAAAATCCACGTATGGCAGCTAGCATGGGGATCAATCCGGACCGTGTGAATATGCTGACCTTCGGTCTTGGATCTGGCATCGCGGGCATCGCAGGTGTTGCGATCGGTCTATTCGCCAAGGTGACCTCCGAGATGGGTAGCGACTACATTGTGCAGAGCTTCATGACCGTAGTTGTCGGCGGCGTTGGCAATATCTGGGGCACGCTGGCGGGGGCGGCGATGATTGGTGGCTTCCAGAAGGGTGTCGAATTCCTGAACCCTTCAAACACATTGGCGGCGCAAACCTACATGATCATTTTTATCATCATCTTCATTCAGTTCCGGCCGCGGGGGATCATCGCCCTCAAAGGCCGTGCGGCGGGGGATTAA